Proteins from a single region of Punica granatum isolate Tunisia-2019 chromosome 8, ASM765513v2, whole genome shotgun sequence:
- the LOC116188474 gene encoding squamosa promoter-binding-like protein 6 — protein sequence MESSWIYVSEGKGFGSNSESISPPDSLSRSRNPFPNGELVKTPSCFGNHILISGGQPPADMGQRCFGPELGIQQMIAKQLPSDSGSDVLTGRFGGGRDMTPIMASLNAFSEEDDSTSKFSSSVVDSNSRDSSLIDLKLERFNDIRDHHSSKFSRRGPVLSYPESSAPSKRGRAGGISSQTAYCQVYGCNKDLSSSKDYHKRHKVCEAHSKTAKVIVNGIEQRFCQQCSRFHLLAEFDDGKRSCRKRLAGHNERRRKPQVGAHSGRSGRLLQPFGNRFQGNAFAPTSFICQDILPNGTNLNPEKYSTHDLYGRIKLEDRADYGGPLTAIPLPSRHLHSKSPISPYTNLEKQFPFAHETGVSSSTSTGIFSGQISASRSFFQDSTLGSEDFSAFNSASALQGFSESGCALSLLSSPSQNSSSYSLNQVSNKIMSEVPNKLRTSSAISSGEGNQTSPILISGCADTVNFEISEGILRAPEVLHEKGKLSCDDGPTISLSQLSSQLHRVEHQRRSMKVKREDDPFFCTRLT from the exons ATGGAATCTTCTTGGATTTATGTCTCAGAAGGGAAGGGATTCGGGTCGAACAGTGAATCCATATCGCCTCCGGATTCGCTTTCGAGGAGCAGGAACCCGTTCCCCAATGGGGAACTGGTAAAGACTCCTTCCTGTTTTGGGAATCACATTCTGATCTCCGGAGGTCAGCCGCCAGCTGACATGGGTCAACGTTGTTTCGGGCCAGAACTGGGGATTCAGCAGATGATCGCGAAACAGTTGCCCTCTGATTCGGGATCCGATGTTCTAACTGGTAGATTTGGCGGCGGGAGAGATATGACCCCGATCATGGCTTCCCTGAATGCCTTCTCTGAGGAAGACGACTCCACCTCGAAGTTCTCCAGTTCTGTGGTGGACTCCAACAGCCGAGACTCATCCCTCATTGATCTGAAACTGGAGAGATTCAACGATATTAGGGATCACCACAGCTCAAAGTTCTCACGAAGAGGACCGGTCCTTTCTTATCCCGAATCTTCGGCTCCTTCCAAGAGAGGTCGAGCAGGAGGGATAAGTTCTCAGACAGCTTATTGCCAAGTTTACGGGTGTAACAAGGACCTCAGCTCATCAAAGGACTACCACAAGCGGCATAAAGTCTGTGAGGCCCACTCGAAGACTGCTAAGGTGATCGTGAACGGCATCGAGCAGAGATTTTGCCAGCAATGCAGTAG ATTTCATTTGCTTGCGGAGTTTGATGATGGAAAGAGAAGCTGCCGAAAACGTCTCGCAGGCCACAACGAACGTCGCCGGAAGCCTCAAGTTGGTGCTCATTCTGGTAGAAGCGGAAGATTGCTCCAACCTTTCG GCAATAGGTTCCAAGGGAATGCCTTTGCACCAACCTCCTTTATATGCCAGGACATTTTGCCCAATGGAACCAACTTGAATCCCGAGAAATATAGCACCCATGACTTATACGGGCGAATCAAACTCGAGGACAGAGCAGATTATGGTGGCCCTTTAACAGCCATTCCTCTCCCAAGCAGGCATCTACATTCTAAATCCCCCATTTCACCTTACACTAATTTGGAAAAACAGTTCCCTTTTGCCCACGAAACTGGAGTCAGCTCTTCCACATCAACGGGAATCTTCAGCGGGCAAATCTCTGCCTCGCGATCCTTCTTTCAAGACTCTACATTGGGGAGTGAGGACTTCTCGGCTTTCAACTCAGCATCAGCCCTTCAGGGATTCTCAGAATCGGGTTgtgctctctctcttctgtcATCCCCATCTCAAAATTCTTCTTCCTACAGCTTGAACCAGGTTTCGAATAAGATCATGAGTGAGGTACCGAATAAGCTGCGTACTTCCTCGGCGATAAGTTCTGGAGAAGGAAACCAAACAAGTCCGATTCTAATCTCGGGTTGTGCTGATACAGTTAATTTTGAGATTTCTGAAGGGATTCTTCGAGCACCGGAGGTTTTACACGAGAAAGGCAAACTTTCCTGTGATGATGGTCCTACAATTAGTCTGAGTCAGTTATCTTCTCAGCTCCATCGTGTAGAGCATCAGAGACGGTCCATGAAGGTGAAGCGGGAAGATGATCCTTTCTTTTGTACTAGGCTCACTTGA
- the LOC116188924 gene encoding UDP-arabinopyranose mutase 1: MANPSSSVPATPVLKDELDIVIPTIRNLDFLEQWRPFFQPYHLIIIQDGDPTKTINVPEGFDYELYNRNDINRILGPKASCISFKDSACRCFGYMVSKKKYIYTIDDDCFVAKDPSGKEINALQQHIKNLLSPSSPYFFNTLYDPYREGTDFVRGYPFSLRGGAPTAVSHGLWLNIPDYDAPTQLVKPLERNTRYVDAVLTIPKGTLFPMCGMNLAFNRELIGPAMYFGLMGDGQPIGRYDDMWAGWCTKVICDHLGLGVKTGLPYIWHSKASNPFVNLRKEYKGIFWQEELIPFFQSVSLPKDCTSVQQCYIEISKQVKAKLGKVDDYFNKLADAMVTWIEAWDELNPSSSATVHNGAAK, from the exons ATGGCGAACCCGAGCTCCTCCGTTCCGGCGACGCCGGTGCTGAAGGACGAGCTGGACATCGTGATCCCAACGATCAGGAACCTTGACTTTCTCGAGCAGTGGCGGCCCTTCTTCCAGCCCTACCACCTCATCATCATCCAGGACGGCGACCCCACCAAGACCATCAATGTCCCCGAGGGTTTCGACTACGAGCTCTACAACCGCAACGACATCAACCGCATCCTCGGCCCCAAGGCCTCCTGCATCTCCTTCAAGGACTCCGCCTGCCGCTGCTTCGGCTACATGGTCTCCAAGAAGAAGTACATCTACACCATCGACGACGATTGCTTC GTTGCTAAGGACCCGAGCGGGAAGGAAATAAATGCTCTGCAGCAGCACATCAAGAACCTCCTGAGCCCTTCGAGTCCATACTTCTTCAACACCCTTTATGATCCATACAGAGAGGGAACTGACTTTGTTCGGGGGTACCCCTTCAGCCTCCGCGGGGGTGCTCCAACTGCTGTTTCCCATGGCCTCTGGCTCAACATTCCCGATTACGATGCTCCCACTCAGCTCGTCAAGCCTCTTGAGAGAAATACTAG GTATGTGGATGCTGTGTTAACCATCCCGAAAGGAACCCTCTTCCCCATGTGTGGGATGAATCTGGCTTTCAACCGGGAGTTGATTGGACCCGCCATGTACTTTGGCCTCATGGGTGATGGTCAACCCATAGGGCGCTACGATGATATGTGGGCTGGGTGGTGCACCAAG GTTATCTGCGACCACTTAGGTTTGGGGGTGAAAACTGGGCTCCCCTACATCTGGCACAGCAAGGCCAGCAACCCGTTTGTGAACCTCAGGAAGGAGTACAAGGGCATCTTCTGGCAAGAAGAGCTCATCCCTTTCTTCCAGTCCGTGTCCCTTCCCAAGGACTGCACGAGTGTCCAGCAATGCTACATCGAGATCTCGAAGCAAGTCAAAGCTAAGCTCGGGAAGGTGGATGACTACTTCAACAAGCTTGCCGATGCCATGGTCACTTGGATTGAAGCTTGGGACGAGCTCAACCCTTCATCCTCAGCAACTGTGCACAATGGAGCTGCAAAGTAG